TGAAGCAGATTCAAAAAAGAGCAGAGGTGAGTGAAGCATGGTTGAACGTCTAGAACATTTTATTCAGACAGTTAGTCCACATCTCTTAGAAAGACGGAGAGAGTTTCATCAATGGCCTGAGGTCGGCTGGACCGAATATGTGTCGACTTATAAAATTGGAACGATTTTAGAAAAACTAGGCTTCAAGCTAACGGTTGGAAAAGAGGCAATCACCTCTAAAGAGCGTTTAGGCGTTCCAGCAGAGTCAGAGATTGAGAAAAATGAACAGCAGGCTCGGCAAATGGGAGTTCCTGACGAGTGGATGGAGAAAATGGAGGGCGGCAACACGGGGTTAGTCGCCCAATTTGATACTGGAAAACCGGGCAAGCATGTTGCAATGCGATTTGATATTGATGCTCTTCCAATCAAAGAAGCAAAAGAAGCGGGTCATGCACCTTTTGCAATAGGATTTGTTTCAAAGCATGAAGGTTCAATGCATGCTTGTGGCCACGACGGCCATACGGTGATTGGACTTGGAGTAGCAGAATTTATTGTTACATTTCAGGAGGAGTTGTCAGGACGGTTTACCTTGTTATTTCAGCCTGCTGAAGAAGGCGGCCGCGGAGCCATTACGATGGTGGAACGGGGCTGGCTTAATGATGTGGACTTGTTTTTAAGCGGACATATTGGGATTCATTCTATACCAGTAGGTGAAATCGCAGCTACTTCAACGAATTTTTTAGCAACGACCAAACTGAATGTCATCTACCGGGGAAAGTCTGCTCATGCTGGTCTTGAACCAAACTGCGGAAGGAATGCGCTTTTGGCAGCTGCGGCTGCAAGCCTACATTTAAATGGAATAACCCGTCATGCTGAGGGTGCTACTAGAATTAATATTGGAAGATTAGAAGCAGGAAGTGGCCGCAATATTATCGCGGATTACGCGAGAATGGAAATTGAAACACGGGGACAGACAACAGCGCTTAATGAATACATGGTAGAGGAAGCGGTCCGAATCATTAAGGCTTCCGCAGATCTATATGGGGTCCAGGTTGAATCGGAAGTAGCGGGAACAGCAATTTCAGCTGATTGCAGCCAAGTGCTGATTCCAGTCATTGAAAAGGCCTGTGAATCTAGTAAATCGAT
This genomic stretch from Bacillus oleivorans harbors:
- a CDS encoding amidohydrolase, whose amino-acid sequence is MVERLEHFIQTVSPHLLERRREFHQWPEVGWTEYVSTYKIGTILEKLGFKLTVGKEAITSKERLGVPAESEIEKNEQQARQMGVPDEWMEKMEGGNTGLVAQFDTGKPGKHVAMRFDIDALPIKEAKEAGHAPFAIGFVSKHEGSMHACGHDGHTVIGLGVAEFIVTFQEELSGRFTLLFQPAEEGGRGAITMVERGWLNDVDLFLSGHIGIHSIPVGEIAATSTNFLATTKLNVIYRGKSAHAGLEPNCGRNALLAAAAASLHLNGITRHAEGATRINIGRLEAGSGRNIIADYARMEIETRGQTTALNEYMVEEAVRIIKASADLYGVQVESEVAGTAISADCSQVLIPVIEKACESSKSITKVHQSLPLGASEDVSFMIDRVQKNGGQATFLLFGSPLPAGHHHPRFDFDENVIPVAVETFSRILLETK